A window from Cryptomeria japonica chromosome 1, Sugi_1.0, whole genome shotgun sequence encodes these proteins:
- the LOC131050243 gene encoding G-type lectin S-receptor-like serine/threonine-protein kinase SD2-5: MIACEFQFWKMGYLRIVCSLVFVCLINLCEPKLFVLPSNWTVVSNSSLAALNTEQGTFSAVTDGEGNPVMSEDNRFRFGFINVNSSGEFILSIVLVVNTTSSGFGTEIWTANRQRTVAEGAVLSLESSGDMILKDTDGTEAWNISTGKTQNKTIAMQMSGNLQIYNTTNSSLFSSSSLVWQSWDHPTHTLLPGQSLKTGYTLVSNYSATSASQGSYKLVMEPGGMVLYYKSMFDEPYWSRGLPGLDYGGILRPCFYPSSSQNAEAVYTGPELRISFNESIVNSSTSCSNGTTSLNLAPSLNDTQYRFLRLDIDGNLRSYMIPQVPGTNNISSAWTADFGLDQSEKCVLPKVCGPNGICRSGQCSCPGSGTPDDFDQIQIFDVTQGCHSRTGEPDCNQTSAHHHFLPIDQADYYLNEFFLPLRNVSTVDNCKAMCSSNCSCTAAFFHNSSASCYLSTGPLNSIKSVSNQTYTAYIKVQNNLPQNQTSASTSLSTGTIAGITVGSAAVALFLCLIIMVTIQHMRKKKVNEDDMCEEEIDLAEMEEEAFLKTLPGLPPRFTYHELKEATDNFRKILGTGGFGSVYEGILKDNSKVAVKKLDGPRQGYKEFRAEVATIGSISHLNLVRLKGFCADSKQRLLVYELLENGSLDKWLFPPRTGSPNSEENCNVFLTWEQRYNVAIGTARGLTYLHEQCREPIMHLDIKPQNILLDKSFTPKVSDFGMSKLLNEDITQIVTAVRGTPGYLAPEWLRYSIATKKCDVYSFGMVLLELVSGRRNFDASASDPRLCYFPAWAMLRALEGRYLELVDQRLENNVDRENVIRMTKVAFWCIQDNPDRRPWMSVALKMLEGECNVPDAPLWLVQRGPEFLEEYGYEPMERGEEDSSVGNETADERAYDSIAAISTTELSGPR; the protein is encoded by the exons ATGATTGCTTGTGAGTTTCAGTTTTGGAAAATGGGGTACCTGAGAATTGTGTGTAGTTTGGTTTTTGTGTGTTTGATCAATCTTTGTGAGCCAAAACTTTTTGTGTTGCCTTCGAATTGGACTGTTGTCAGTAACTCTAGCCTTGCAGCCCTTAATACAGAGCAGGGGACATTCAGTGCAGTCACAGATGGTGAGGGGAATCCCGTAATGAGTGAGGATAACAGATTTCGGTTTGGATTCATCAATGTTAATTCTTCTGGTGAATTTATTCTCTCCATTGTTTTGGTCGTGAATACCACATCCTCAGGTTTTGGAACTGAGATTTGGACCGCAAATAGGCAGAGGACCGTTGCAGAAGGTGCAGTGCTGAGTCTGGAGAGTAGTGGGGATATGATATTGAAAGATACAGATGGAACAGAGGCCTGGAATATCAGTACTGGTAAGACCCAAAACAAGACCATTGCTATGCAGATGTCAGGTAATTTGCAGATCTATAATACTACAAATTCTTCACTTTTTTCAAGTTCTAGTCTTGTATGGCAGAGTTGGGACCATCCTACACACACCCTCTTACCTGGGCAGAGTCTAAAGACTGGCTATACGTTGGTATCCAATTACTCTGCAACAAGTGCCAGCCAAGGGTCTTATAAGCTGGTTATGGAGCCTGGAGGGATGGTCCTGTACTACAAAAGCATGTTTGATGAACCTTATTGGTCTCGGGGGCTGCCTGGATTGGACTATGGAGGCATTCTAAGGCCATGTTTCTATCCTTCCTCGTCTCAGAATGCCGAGGCCGTGTATACAGGGCCAGAACTCCGAATTTCATTCAATGAGTCTATTGTCAATTCATCTACCTCCTGTTCAAATGGAACCACTAGTTTGAATCTGGCGCCTTCCCTTAATGACACCCAATATAGGTTCCTGAGGCTGGACATTGATGGTAACCTCAGATCATACATGATACCACAAGTGCCAGGCACAAACAACATTTCTTCAGCGTGGACTGCAGACTTTGGGTTAGATCAATCTGAAAAGTGTGTTCTTCCGAAAGTGTGTGGACCTAATGGCATCTGTAGGAGTGGCCAGTGCAGCTGTCCGGGCTCTGGAACACCTGATGACTTTGATCAAATTCAGATTTTTGATGTCACCCAAGGGTGTCACAGCCGGACAG GTGAACCTGATTGCAACCAAACTTCTGCGCATCATCATTTTTTGCCGATTGATCAAGCAGATTACTACCTAAATGAGTTCTTCCTGCCTCTGAGGAATGTGTCTACCGTCGACAACTGTAAAGCGATGTGCTCATCCAACTGCTCTTGCACCGCGGCCTTCTTCCACAATAGCTCTGCGTCATGTTACCTTTCAACTGGCCCCTTGAACTCCATTAAATCTGTGTCAAACCAGACGTACACGGCTTATATCAAGGTCCAGAATAATCTCCCACAAAACCAGACTTCAGCTTCGACTTCCTTGAGTACTGGCACCATAGCAGGGATAACGGTAGGCTCAGCTGCAGTAGCTCTCTTCCTGTGCCTGATCATCATGGTAACCATTCAGCATATGCGAAAGAAAAAAGTTAATGAAGATGACATGTGTGAGGAAGAGATTGACCTCGCAGAAATGGAAGAGGAAGCATTCTTAAAAACCCTTCCAGGTCTTCCCCCCAGATTCACATATCATGAACTCAAGGAAGCCACTGATAACTTCAGAAAAATTCTTGGAACAGGAGGATTTGGATCAGTCTATGAAGGCATTCTTAAAGATAATAGCAAAGTGGCAGTGAAAAAATTAGATGGGCCAAGGCAAGGATATAAGGAATTCAGAGCTGAAGTTGCAACAATAGGCAGCATAAGCCATTTGAATCTGGTACGACTTAAAGGATTTTGCGCAGACTCTAAGCAGAGGCTATTGGTTTATGAGCTTTTAGAAAATGGGTCTCTGGATAAGTGGCTGTTCCCACCCAGAACAGGAAGCCCAAATTCAGAAGAAAACTGCAATGTCTTTTTAACTTGGGAACAACGGTACAATGTTGCAATAGGGACTGCCCGAGGCCTAACCTATCTGCATGAGCAATGCAGGGAGCCCATCATGCACTTAGACATAAAACCTCAAAACATTCTCCTGGACAAGAGCTTCACGCCCAAAGTCTCTGATTTTGGCATGTCTAAGCTCCTCAATGAGGACATAACCCAAATTGTAACAGCAGTGAGAGGGACACCTGGTTACCTTGCTCCTGAATGGCTAAGGTACTCCATTGCCACTAAGAAATGTGATGTCTACAGCTTTGGGATGGTGTTGCTAGAATTGGTGTCTGGAAGGAGGAATTTTGACGCTTCTGCTTCTGATCCTCGCCTCTGTTATTTCCCTGCATGGGCAATGCTCAGGGCCCTGGAGGGTAGGTACCTGGAACTGGTAGACCAGAGGCTAGAGAACAATGTTGATAGGGAGAATGTTATCAGGATGACTAAGGTAGCATTCTGGTGTATTCAGGACAATCCCGACAGGAGGCCATGGATGAGTGTTGCATTGAAGATGTTGGAAGGGGAGTGTAATGTCCCTGATGCACCTTTGTGGCTGGTGCAGAGAGGTCCAGAGTTTTTGGAAGAATATGGGTATGAGCCTATGGAGAGAGGTGAGGAGGATTCGTCGGTTGGAAATGAGACGGCAGATGAGAGGGCATATGATTCCA